Part of the Halalkalibacter krulwichiae genome is shown below.
TAAGAAAGCGGGTAAAATCTATTATTTCTCCCCCGGTACTTTTCAGCTAGAGAAGGGAGAAGCCGTAATTGTAGAAACGTCAAGAGGCGTTGAATTTGGACATGTTGTAATTGGCACGAAAACTGTTGGCGAAAACGATGTTGTCCTTCCATTAAAGCAAGTTATTCGAACAGCTACTGATAAGGATAAACTTATTGTTCAAGAGAACGTAGAAGCAGCCCAAAAAGCGTTCGAAGTTTGCTCGGAAAAAATCGTAGAACACAAGCTAGATATGAAGCTTGTTGATGTAGAATATACATTTGACCGAAATAAAGTGCTGTTTTATTTCACAGCCGATGGTCGAATTGATTTTAGAGAATTAGTAAAGGACTTAGCAGCTATTTTCCGCACAAGGATTGAGCTTAGACAAATAGGTGTGCGTGATGAAGCGAAAATGCTTGGCGGGATAGGGCCATGTGGACGTGTCCTATGTTGTTCATCCTTTCTAGGTGACTTTGAACCTGTTTCTATTAAAATGGCGAAAGATCAAAGTTTATCTCTTAACCCGGCAAAAATTTCTGGTCTTTGTGGACGATTAATGTGCTGTCTAAAATATGAAAATGATATGTATGAGACTGCAAAGCAAGAACTTCCTGATATCGGGAAGAAAATTAAGACGCCAGAAGGAAAAGGTAAAGTAGTCGGACTTAACCTATTAGAACGTTTAGTCCAGGTGGAATTAACAGATGGGGAACGAGTTGTCGAATACACAATGGATGAATTAATGAAAAGGGAAGTTGTGTCGACTGAGGCTGCAGAATAATGGGGTGGTGACATCATCGTGGATAAAAAAGCAATTTTTACACAGGTGAGCCAACTAGAAGAGCGATTAGGTGAATTACACCATGAATTAAGAGGGCTAAAAGAACAGTTAGCTTATCTAATAGAAGAAAACCATTACCTTCAAATTGAAAACGAAAAACTCAGGGAGAGATTAGATGCTCAAGAGGAAGAACATATCCAAGATGAAGGAAAAAAGAAAAATACAAACAGTAAAAAGCCATATGTTGGAGAGGGCTATGACAATCTAGCTAGACTGTACCAAGAAGGCTTTCACGTATGTAACACTCATTATGGAAGTATCCGCTCAGATGGGGACGACTGCTTATTCTGTTTGTCATTTCTACACCAAAAATAAACAAAAACAGATCTTTCAAAATAGAAAGATCTGTTTTTTCTTAAATTCTAATTTGACCATAGTAATGAAAGAAGGGTTTCTATAGTGAATTTACAAGAGGGAGAACGTTTAGACTTTATTGCAGGTACACCGTTAAAGGTGATTCAAAGTTCACAAGTATTTTCATTTTCTATCGACGCAGTTTTACTAGGTAGATTTGTTTCTGTGCCGATTCAAAAGGGAAAGATCTTAGACCTATGTACTGGAAACGGGGTAATCCCTTTAGTGCTGACAGGACGCTCAAAAGCTGATATCGTAGGTGTGGAAATTCAGCCTAGGTTAGTTGATATGGCAAAAAGAACAGTCACATTAAATGATAGTGCAAATGAAATCAATATTGTAGAAGCTGACATAAATGATATGCCAGATAATATCCAAAAGTCTTCATTTGACGTAGTAACGTGCAATCCTCCTTACTTTCAGACTGTTACCGACGAGGAGAAGAATAAAAACGAGCATTTAGCAATCGCACGCCATGAAATTTATTTGATATTAGAGGACGTAGTGCGTGTCAGCAGCCAATATGTAAAGCAGAAAGGGAAAGTGGCAATTGTTCATCGACCTGAGAGACTTACTGATATTATGACTTATATGCGTATGCACAGAATTGAACCAAAACGAATTCAATTTGTTCACCCGATAGAAGAAAAGGATGCGAATATGGTATTAGTTGAAGGAATTAAAGATGGAAAACCAGGTGTAGTTTGTCTTCGGCCGTTAGTTGTGTACAATGATAAAGGAGAGTATACGAAAGCATTTCGCGAAGTGTACGAAGGAAAATAACGAAATAAATGATGTATATGAAAGGAAAAATAATGAACCAACAATCAAGCTTTATAGATGGTGGAAGTGAAGGTGTACTTTATTTAGTTCCAACGCCAATAGGAAATCTTGAAGATATGACATTTCGAGCAATTCGAGTATTAAAAGAAGTTGATCTCATTGCAGCAGAGGATACAAGACAAACAATGAAATTATGTAGACACTTTGAGATTGATACTTCGTTAATCAGTTATCATGAACACAATAAAAGAAAAGCTGGCGAAGCAATCATTGAAAAGTTAAAAGACGGCCATAATATTGCATTAGTTAGTGATGCAGGGATGCCAGCGATTTCAGACCCTGGACAAGAACTATCAAAACAAGCAATTCTAGAAGGGATTAGAGTCATTTCCTTACCCGGCGCTAACGCAGCATTAACGAGTTTAATTGCTTCAGGATTATCGACCGACCAATTTAAATTTATTGGTTTTCTACCTCGTCAAAATAAACAACGTCAAACCGTGTTAGAAGAATTAAAGAATGACAAGGCTACGCTAATCTTTTATGAATCTCCTCATCGTTTAAAAGAGATGTTAGAGGCAATGCATAAAGTGTTAGGAAACCGTAACATTGCGATAAGTAGAGAGCTTACGAAGAAATTTGAAGAATATCAGCGGGGTACATTAGAAGAAGCATTGAGTTGGTGTGAGACAGGAACGATCAAAGGTGAATTCTGCCTTGTCGTTGAAGGGAACCAAATGGAAGAAGAACAAGAGCAATGGTGGGATAATGTGACCATTAATCAACATGTCAAACACTATATTGAACTCGGAATGTCTTCAAAGGATGCGATTAAACAAGTAGCCAAGGAGAGGAACTTGCAAAAGCGGATTGTATATGCAGAGTTTCACCAATAGTAGAATGACTGATTGGATAGAGGATGGCTCAGAATGTAAGTCATCCCTTCCTCAGCGAATAAAAAAAGCACCTCGAGTATGAACATACTTGAGATGATCTCAATGTAGAACAAGCCTTTGGTACTTCTTTTCGCTATCCATTACGCTTGGTTTGTGCGTGTTAAATACTCCTGAAGATCCTTCATGATTTCTTGAGCGCCTTGTGGGCTAAGAATAATCTTACCGTTAGCAATAGAAAGGTTTTCATCAGAAACTTCACCTGTAACTTGGCAAGTCATATTTGGTTTGTATTTCTTTAAGATGATGCGGTCATTATCAACATAAATTTCTAGTGCATCTTTTTCAGCAATATCTAAAGTTCGGCGTAGTTCGATTGGAATAACAACGCGTCCTAGTTCATCAACTTTACGAACAATTCCTGTAGATTTCATTCTACTTTCTCCTCTCAAATCAAGACAATTAGATTTTGTTTGTCATTATTCGACATTTTTCTTCCTGAGATAAGAGTACCAGTGTTTCCAAATCAAGTCAATTCATTTTTATTCATTTTCAGCAAGAAAATTTTAGCATTTAGTAAAAATAGCTGATATATTGCCACTTTCAGAATGAGGTGAGAGGTTAGTATGTTACAAATTTATCCTGAATTAGTAAATAAACTAAAGAAAGTAAATCAAAACCTGCAACAAAATTACCAGCATAATAATAGTGATAAAGAGATAATTCGACAAAAACTTCGACAAGCCCAAGCTGATATTCGACAAATTCAACGGCTTTCGACAGAAATGTTGAAAGACTGGATGAAAGGAAGAGAAGTAGCAGCTGTAGACGGCTCTGTAAATCAGACGAAAGGGGAAGCGCCTCATATTCTTTATTTGTTTCAAGCTTTAGCCAAAACGACAACCGGTTATGAGTGTTTAAAAACGGATGTCTATTCTCCGTTATTAGAGCAATTAGATGAAGACGAGTCTCCTAAAAATCGAAGGTCTCACATTTTAGCTAAACTAGAATTGCTTGCTGCTACTCAACTAATTGAGGAACGTTCTTTACGAGTTTTGTTAATGGATGGGGCTCTTTATCATTATCGAATTGATGCACCTGAAGAATGGGAAGAGCTAAAGAAAAAAGCATTGGAACACGAGGTGTTGTTAGTAGGCGTGTCTGAAGAGATCACTACTGAGAATTTAGTAAAGTTAGCACCTTTTTCTACTTATCTAAATCAGTCTCATACGTATGACCGTGATTTGTTATTTGGCGTATTAGAAAAAGAAGAAATGGTGTTTGTTGAAGATATCCAAAGCAAGGCAGGTTTGCAATCTGTTTGGGTGAGGTTTAGTTCTGACCCTGCTATTACTGGATTTGATGTGTTACTCGAACAAGCAGATCGAAAGTATGAAATAGCAAGTTTGCTGTTAACATTGACACCTCGTGATGGTCGGGGGATTCCACTATGGCTTGACCATATTGATCGTGAAGTTAGAGTGACAGATAAGCTTGTTGAAGCATTGGTTGAACAATATATTGATCCAGAGATGAGAAAACGATTCTTTGAAAGGAAACGAGGAGCAAGACCGTTATAGAACAAAGCAATTACCATGGAAATAATAAGGGGGAGAAAAAATGCAAATTGTAGGTGTGACAACGCAGCATGAAGTTTATATTGCCTCGAAAGTTCATAAGTTTCGGATGAATGAAATGTTGGTCATTGAAGATGAGTCACTTTATCAGCCAAAAGGAGAAGTAGTTGAGACGTTTTCTTATAATCGTTATATTCCAATGGGCTTTGATAAAGGGATAGCGGATGATCAAGTATTAAAAACATTAGAGCAAATTGGATATGATATTGGTGCTGATGATATTCACCTTGCAAAAGTGCGCTTGTTTGAAGAAGCCGTTCAACCGATCCAAACTGGTGCCACAGTTCGACATCCACATTTTAATGAAATTTCTTCATTATTAGTTAAAACCACACCAGCCGAAGGGCTTGTTCTCGGTGAGGTCAAGTCCACCGATTTTATTGAACCAACTTTACCTGAATCGTTAAAAGAGCTTATGCATGTTCAAGATCACGATGAAATAAGACCGCAAAAGGGTATTCCGTTTATTTTTGATATCAGAGCAATGCAACAATATCCTCATATTGGCGTTTTCGGTGGGTCAGGTTCAGGGAAGTCATTTGGGCTTCGTGTTATGTTAGAAGAAATTATGAAATTGCAAATTCCTTCATTGGTTTTTGATCCACATTTCGAAATGAATTTTGCTTCACAAGCAGACGATCTCCCAAGTGCGAAAACATATACTGACCGTTATAGTGTCGTGCAAATTGGAAAAGAAGTTGGAGTTGATTTTTCAGCTTTATCTACAAGAGATGTAGAGCGGTTATTATCGGCAGCGGGTTCGTTAACAGAATCAATGATTAATGTTATTCAAACTGTACATAAGCGAAAGGATAGTTATCAATCATTTAGTGATCGTATTGCTAATTTAGCTGAAGCAATAGAGCTTGGGAAACAAAAGGTTGAGGCGATGTTACATGATGGGGGCATGACAAGAGATGAGATTAATCGTTTTAGCACCTTTAGAAAATTGCTTGATCAATACGGCAGTTTGCCTCTTGCATCTATTAAAGGGATACAATGGCGTGTGAATCGTCTCCATCAGGCAGGTTTATTTCAACAAAATATAAGAGCCATTGAGCAAGGGATTCAAGCAGGAAAGCTCGTTGTTATTCAAGGGGCAGTTTGGCTTTTGCAAGTGTTCTCGAGCTATGTAATTGGGGCTCTATATGGAAAGCGTCGTTCATTTAGAGATGCAAAATTGCAGCAAAAGCAAGGAGACTTCTTTCCACCGTTCATTGTTGTTACAGATGAAGCTCATAACTTTGCACCAAAGGGGTTTGATGCACCGGCGAAGTCAGTCCTAAAGGAGATTGCTCAAGAGGGGAGAAAATATGGTGTATTCCTCATCTTTGCAACGCAACGGCCAACGCTGTTAGATGAAACGATTACTGCCCAATTGAATTCAAAATTTGTATTTAGAACGGTTAGAGGAACTGATATTCAAACGATCAAGGAGGAAACGGATCTAACACATGATGAAGGAAAGCGTCTTCCTTATTTGAGGTCAGGTGATGTCTTCGTCTCCTCAGCGATAATGGGAAGGACAATGGCAGTACGTATTCGTTTAGCACACTCTGCAAGTCCTCACGCATTAAATCCTTTTGATGAGTTGAAAAAAATGAAAGAACAAGATTCCGAGCAAGTACTCCGAGCACTTGATGCGTATCTTCCATTAGCTGAAATGAGCATCATGAATCAACTAACGAATTTAAATAAAGAAGCACAAAAAAATTGGGATGTAGCAGAGTGGAAGCAAGAATTAGAACGATTAAGTGAAGATGGTTTACTTAAAAAGCAAAAAACCCCATTCGCTACTTTGTATACCCGACCTTGACTTAGGGTGCATGAATTAGGTATATTTTGGGTAGAATAGAGATGATAATTGATATTGTCTATTCAATGAACAGAACGGCTTGATTGTTAGATCTATCCGATTCCCATCAATGACTTTTCGGCCGGTTGTTTACATAGTTATATTGTTTAATCCGATGAAGGGATGAGTAAAGTCATTTTCCT
Proteins encoded:
- a CDS encoding DNA double-strand break repair nuclease NurA, encoding MLQIYPELVNKLKKVNQNLQQNYQHNNSDKEIIRQKLRQAQADIRQIQRLSTEMLKDWMKGREVAAVDGSVNQTKGEAPHILYLFQALAKTTTGYECLKTDVYSPLLEQLDEDESPKNRRSHILAKLELLAATQLIEERSLRVLLMDGALYHYRIDAPEEWEELKKKALEHEVLLVGVSEEITTENLVKLAPFSTYLNQSHTYDRDLLFGVLEKEEMVFVEDIQSKAGLQSVWVRFSSDPAITGFDVLLEQADRKYEIASLLLTLTPRDGRGIPLWLDHIDREVRVTDKLVEALVEQYIDPEMRKRFFERKRGARPL
- a CDS encoding PSP1 domain-containing protein → MHQVVGVRFKKAGKIYYFSPGTFQLEKGEAVIVETSRGVEFGHVVIGTKTVGENDVVLPLKQVIRTATDKDKLIVQENVEAAQKAFEVCSEKIVEHKLDMKLVDVEYTFDRNKVLFYFTADGRIDFRELVKDLAAIFRTRIELRQIGVRDEAKMLGGIGPCGRVLCCSSFLGDFEPVSIKMAKDQSLSLNPAKISGLCGRLMCCLKYENDMYETAKQELPDIGKKIKTPEGKGKVVGLNLLERLVQVELTDGERVVEYTMDELMKREVVSTEAAE
- a CDS encoding tRNA1(Val) (adenine(37)-N6)-methyltransferase, with protein sequence MVNLQEGERLDFIAGTPLKVIQSSQVFSFSIDAVLLGRFVSVPIQKGKILDLCTGNGVIPLVLTGRSKADIVGVEIQPRLVDMAKRTVTLNDSANEINIVEADINDMPDNIQKSSFDVVTCNPPYFQTVTDEEKNKNEHLAIARHEIYLILEDVVRVSSQYVKQKGKVAIVHRPERLTDIMTYMRMHRIEPKRIQFVHPIEEKDANMVLVEGIKDGKPGVVCLRPLVVYNDKGEYTKAFREVYEGK
- a CDS encoding AbrB/MazE/SpoVT family DNA-binding domain-containing protein — translated: MKSTGIVRKVDELGRVVIPIELRRTLDIAEKDALEIYVDNDRIILKKYKPNMTCQVTGEVSDENLSIANGKIILSPQGAQEIMKDLQEYLTRTNQA
- the rsmI gene encoding 16S rRNA (cytidine(1402)-2'-O)-methyltransferase, with translation MNQQSSFIDGGSEGVLYLVPTPIGNLEDMTFRAIRVLKEVDLIAAEDTRQTMKLCRHFEIDTSLISYHEHNKRKAGEAIIEKLKDGHNIALVSDAGMPAISDPGQELSKQAILEGIRVISLPGANAALTSLIASGLSTDQFKFIGFLPRQNKQRQTVLEELKNDKATLIFYESPHRLKEMLEAMHKVLGNRNIAISRELTKKFEEYQRGTLEEALSWCETGTIKGEFCLVVEGNQMEEEQEQWWDNVTINQHVKHYIELGMSSKDAIKQVAKERNLQKRIVYAEFHQ
- the yabA gene encoding DNA replication initiation control protein YabA, translated to MDKKAIFTQVSQLEERLGELHHELRGLKEQLAYLIEENHYLQIENEKLRERLDAQEEEHIQDEGKKKNTNSKKPYVGEGYDNLARLYQEGFHVCNTHYGSIRSDGDDCLFCLSFLHQK
- a CDS encoding ATP-binding protein; the encoded protein is MQIVGVTTQHEVYIASKVHKFRMNEMLVIEDESLYQPKGEVVETFSYNRYIPMGFDKGIADDQVLKTLEQIGYDIGADDIHLAKVRLFEEAVQPIQTGATVRHPHFNEISSLLVKTTPAEGLVLGEVKSTDFIEPTLPESLKELMHVQDHDEIRPQKGIPFIFDIRAMQQYPHIGVFGGSGSGKSFGLRVMLEEIMKLQIPSLVFDPHFEMNFASQADDLPSAKTYTDRYSVVQIGKEVGVDFSALSTRDVERLLSAAGSLTESMINVIQTVHKRKDSYQSFSDRIANLAEAIELGKQKVEAMLHDGGMTRDEINRFSTFRKLLDQYGSLPLASIKGIQWRVNRLHQAGLFQQNIRAIEQGIQAGKLVVIQGAVWLLQVFSSYVIGALYGKRRSFRDAKLQQKQGDFFPPFIVVTDEAHNFAPKGFDAPAKSVLKEIAQEGRKYGVFLIFATQRPTLLDETITAQLNSKFVFRTVRGTDIQTIKEETDLTHDEGKRLPYLRSGDVFVSSAIMGRTMAVRIRLAHSASPHALNPFDELKKMKEQDSEQVLRALDAYLPLAEMSIMNQLTNLNKEAQKNWDVAEWKQELERLSEDGLLKKQKTPFATLYTRP